TAACATTCCCACAAGTCTGTTTCCCTCATCAACAACAATAAGACCCCGAAGAAAGTGATCACGCATCAGCTGGCGGGCGTGAGTTACAAATTCCCCTTCTTTGATACTTACGGGCCCTTCTGACATAATCTCGCTGACATTCATTGTTTACCTTCCTATTTTTTCTTTAAAACAGATAATTTGAAAGCCAAGATCTCAAGCTTACAATTCACTCCTGATTGTAAACTCACTTATGTTGTGAATCACTCGTAATCCTCTCCTTCCTCCTGCCTGCAATTTCCGCATAGGTATCTGCCGTCCACAAACTTAAGATCATATGAAAAAACATTGCACGACTCACATACTCCTGTACTGAATTCTTCTGACTCTGAAATTTCTTCAATTGAGGGAATGGAAAGGAGAGCTTCCCGGTTCATGTCAATGAGATCTTTGAGGACAGTGTTGAGCCCGGGTGCTATCATTAAAATATCCGTATTTGAGACCATTCCGACTATTGTATCATTTTCTAAAACTGGCAGTCTTTTTATATTGGCTCTCAACATGATCTGCGAAGCTTTAATCACGCTGGTTGCAGGTTCCACAGTTATCAGTGGACTGGAAAGAACTTCGCTCGCATTCACTTCACTTGGTCTTTTGTCTTCTGCAACGATACCTTTTACGAGATCTCTTTCAGTTATGATCCCCATTGCCTTCCCATTTTCCGTGATGATAACGCTTCCTGCATCACGACTTGCCATTTCTTTTGCAATAGAAGGAATGTTTGATTCGATATCCATTACTATAACTGCTTTATTCATGACTTCAGAAACCGAGATCTCTCTTTCAAGTTCTCTACTATGAATACCAGAACCTCGCGCTCTATCGGCATCTATTTCACTCGTAGTGCTAGCCGCCCTGTGAATATCAATATCTCTCCCCCTGTCAGTATCTGTATCCCTTTTAGGATCATCTACCATCGAATGACGTTCCCCCTTTATTTTTCAGCGTCTCTAAACCCGCAAGTTACAATACAAATCTTTTCAAGCTTACAGTTTCCCTGGGAAAACATTCAAGCTTACTTTAAATTTTATTCTTAACAAAGACCAAAAACGTAACTTTCGAAAACTGGAGTTCCAATGGAGCCTATCGTTTAAATGTATTATTTTGTCTGCTCCCTTAGTTCATCTTCCCAATGCTTTTCCCAAAACTTTTCGGACGTCTTTATAGCACTTATATATACGAGTCAATGGTACATAATGATAACGGCATTTCTTTTTAGTAGAGATCTTAATTTTGCTCAAAGCAGGCGCAGAAACTCTTTTTTAAGACAAGATTCATTGTTTTCTTCTCAAGGGGCTTCTAAAAGTCCGGTAAGAATTTTTTCATAACCCCTTCATTTCCACTGGAGATTTTTGCTCAAAATGAAAAATATTGAATTATCTAGAAAAAATATTAGGGAGAAGTAGCAGAAGGAAAATATACTTTTGAAAAAAATATTATAAATAATAAAATATCCTTAATTATATTTAGAATGCTATTGTTTTTTCTCACAGGAAATTTTTCAAACCCCTATATTTCCACTGGAACTTACTTTCCTACTTTTTTGTTTGTAAAATATCGGGTTTAAGACTACCAATATTTCTTGAAAAGAACAAAAAAGAAATCAAGTAGGGTCTAAATGTAGATAAAAATACAGAAATCAAATAAAAGTAAAAGAAAAATTTGACAAACTCAGCAAAGTCCAGACCAGGACATCAAGTAAAAACATAAACAGAATCCGATAGTTATTCAGCAAAAAATAGGTAGAAAAATAAATAGAAGTAAAAAGCCGATATAAAATAAATAAAAACAGTAAAAGGCAGAAAATATAGATTAAGAAGATAAAAACATAACTGGAAAAAATAAATAAACAGATTAATAGAGTTATAATAAATAAGCCATAAGATAATGAGAATATTTAAACAAGTGGAAAACAGGAAATAATCAGAGAATAATCACTCTACTCCTGTTTCCGACACTCAGTTCAATTTCTTCGTTCAGTCCATACCTGGCATATGCGTCAATGATCTGTATTTCGGAATCGATATCCAGGTCTTCTATCACATAGGCCTGTTCTCCCCAGAGCGTCAACCGGACGCTGCCTGTTTCGTCCTTAAGCTGCAGGTTTGCGACCACA
The genomic region above belongs to Methanosarcina horonobensis HB-1 = JCM 15518 and contains:
- a CDS encoding CBS domain-containing protein, which codes for MVDDPKRDTDTDRGRDIDIHRAASTTSEIDADRARGSGIHSRELEREISVSEVMNKAVIVMDIESNIPSIAKEMASRDAGSVIITENGKAMGIITERDLVKGIVAEDKRPSEVNASEVLSSPLITVEPATSVIKASQIMLRANIKRLPVLENDTIVGMVSNTDILMIAPGLNTVLKDLIDMNREALLSIPSIEEISESEEFSTGVCESCNVFSYDLKFVDGRYLCGNCRQEEGEDYE